In a genomic window of Asticcacaulis sp.:
- a CDS encoding DUF5309 domain-containing protein gives MAFPTNTFATYEAVGNREDLANVIYKIATTMRPFQENIKKGTCKATFTEWQTSTLRTPVATNKNVQGDDTTATAAITTLRRGNRTQIFKEAASVTRTQQVVDSAGRPNEMSFQVLYKGENLLNDMEMSLLANLAAITGDDTTAPQLAGALAWMSSNVSRGAGGSSGSYSGGQGAATNGTQRAFTESLLKTVLASAFTNGASGPKLALMSATQKGVFSGFTGIADIRKDAGGGQATIVGAADTYIGDFGQITTVPVQFGLTRDVLIIDPSYWELAYLSPLDTSPLAKTGDSDRKQLVAEATLISRNEKASALIADLS, from the coding sequence ATGGCATTCCCCACTAATACCTTCGCCACCTATGAGGCGGTTGGCAACCGCGAAGACCTGGCCAATGTGATCTATAAGATCGCCACGACCATGCGCCCGTTTCAGGAAAACATCAAAAAGGGTACCTGTAAGGCCACTTTCACCGAATGGCAGACTTCGACTCTGCGCACGCCCGTTGCCACGAACAAGAACGTTCAGGGTGACGACACGACCGCCACGGCCGCTATCACGACCCTGCGTCGTGGCAACCGCACGCAAATCTTCAAAGAAGCCGCGTCGGTCACTCGCACTCAGCAAGTCGTGGATTCTGCCGGCCGTCCGAATGAAATGTCATTCCAGGTGCTCTACAAGGGCGAAAACCTGCTGAACGATATGGAAATGTCCTTGCTGGCCAATCTCGCGGCCATCACGGGCGATGACACGACGGCGCCGCAACTTGCCGGTGCACTGGCGTGGATGTCCTCAAACGTCTCGCGCGGCGCGGGCGGTTCGTCCGGCTCCTACTCCGGGGGTCAGGGCGCGGCTACCAACGGCACGCAACGTGCTTTTACCGAAAGCCTGCTCAAGACTGTTCTAGCCTCGGCTTTCACCAATGGTGCGTCGGGTCCGAAACTGGCCCTAATGAGCGCCACGCAAAAGGGCGTCTTCTCTGGCTTCACTGGCATTGCCGATATCCGCAAGGATGCAGGCGGCGGTCAGGCTACCATCGTCGGCGCGGCTGATACCTACATCGGTGACTTCGGTCAAATCACGACGGTTCCGGTTCAGTTCGGCCTGACCCGTGACGTGCTGATCATCGACCCGTCGTATTGGGAACTGGCCTACCTGTCGCCGCTCGATACGTCACCGCTGGCCAAGACCGGTGACTCCGACCGCAAGCAACTGGTGGCAGAAGCCACGCTGATCTCGCGCAACGAGAAGGCCTCGGCCCTTATTGCTGACCTTTCCTAA